In the Flavobacterium pallidum genome, one interval contains:
- a CDS encoding STM3941 family protein: MKNERLTLRPKLGKTILLLIASLAFSIGGFFMINEKSGLGWFGIVFFGLCSLVFIIQMVPGSTELTLSGEGFEMTSLFRKNLIKWKDVKTFEVGNILRNKTVMFDYVDQHNEYNTGKSVAKRLSGSHAALPTTYGLKADELLDIMNTWKNKYGA; the protein is encoded by the coding sequence ATGAAAAACGAACGTCTGACATTACGACCAAAACTTGGAAAAACGATTCTATTGCTAATTGCAAGCCTGGCTTTTAGTATAGGCGGTTTTTTCATGATAAATGAAAAGTCAGGTTTAGGATGGTTTGGAATTGTATTTTTTGGGCTATGTTCCTTAGTATTTATTATACAAATGGTTCCAGGTTCAACAGAATTAACTTTGTCAGGCGAGGGTTTTGAAATGACAAGTTTGTTCCGTAAAAATTTGATAAAATGGAAAGATGTAAAGACATTCGAGGTTGGTAATATACTCCGAAATAAGACTGTTATGTTTGATTATGTTGATCAACATAATGAGTACAATACAGGTAAATCCGTAGCGAAAAGATTATCTGGGAGTCATGCCGCGCTTCCGACAACTTATGGACTTAAGGCCGATGAATTATTAGACATTATGAATACGTGGAAAAATAAATACGGTGCATAA